In one Echinicola marina genomic region, the following are encoded:
- a CDS encoding ATP-binding protein — translation MNSKSKDFAILFDIQRICQSDILINQKISNTVKIMGEGLGFSGVFFLKANGEKVAGNWEGPLWLWKKSDEVDGIIESIRLLPWEEKCEGKAVGEINTSIQLKVFETNSTKKSIDDHLKDWRVTVSPLLIGDKFEGGLFLCEKTPYGNRRSNKSEIIHLIINEIFFWMKMLFQKPESSRENPLCDFLIHSLEGGYIKTDQKGTIKEVNDNLIKITGYSSDYFLGQKVWDCFIEAPFFKDYPNNLPEWVPGEDGESKASMRQKNNPNGIDVICNFQWMGWANEQREVFIYITLPSRAVTDKGVGLWADQSLSSDEFEFFVKGCSDLFYQYDFKENVGVFYGNDMVKMGLRTNVPISGTTIWTENIYAEDRENLKKRLNKLFSSLDRDGLSVDHRVVTIDGSTLWVNNKVRLKRDAEGAPEKLYGRFADISKRIKQKSKLKAYNLVLKSIGEAQEGLFMENISPTVYKAILKRITRITGSKLGIVGEIVYKGKNKVSLDVHASIGLMEQIRIDQEENLDQTVGLSEVLQPVLEGTLEIQNNASDINLLIGGGQNSVNKWMGIPLTYHGHVYGFLFFANKENPYSEKDFNRLKPILESYVNLIRSSHFIKELKKTVKDLYQSVELYSTLARNVQDVICLHGKDNKIRYISPSVKDMLGLESSELVGEPIMRMLGDHVDFKDLALGQEGRFIVSTNHHKTRKSVYLEVLLKASKFQTERVFLSSIREISEKVKTERKLRKLVSQEKELNQLKSKVFSMASHELRSPLAIIMMCTELAADSVEGIQDKALKAEFEEQILNINSQVNRLKDVLDDMIVLDGNKEETKETSMFSFKEFFQELISNNFTKKKVPLVDLFVDEDLVVQSDKIWMTHIFKNLIENAIKFSPANANKPFVKLLVENNWINIEVKDYGFGIRPEEVESVFNPFFRGGNSRGISGSGLGLSIVREYVDRMEGSVDFKSKVGEGSSFMIKLPLSLKV, via the coding sequence ATGAATTCAAAAAGTAAAGATTTTGCCATTTTATTTGATATTCAGCGAATTTGTCAGTCTGATATCCTGATCAACCAAAAAATTAGTAATACAGTTAAAATTATGGGGGAAGGCCTTGGCTTTTCCGGGGTGTTTTTTTTGAAAGCCAATGGGGAAAAAGTAGCGGGAAATTGGGAAGGACCTCTTTGGTTATGGAAAAAATCAGATGAGGTGGATGGAATTATTGAAAGTATCCGACTGCTGCCATGGGAAGAAAAATGTGAAGGTAAGGCGGTTGGTGAAATCAATACTTCTATTCAATTGAAGGTTTTTGAAACAAACAGCACAAAAAAAAGTATAGACGATCATTTAAAGGATTGGAGAGTAACTGTATCCCCTTTATTGATAGGCGATAAGTTTGAAGGAGGGCTGTTTTTATGTGAGAAGACTCCTTACGGTAACAGGCGTTCCAACAAATCGGAAATCATTCATTTAATTATTAATGAAATTTTTTTTTGGATGAAAATGCTCTTTCAAAAACCCGAAAGCAGTAGGGAAAATCCCCTTTGTGATTTTTTGATACACAGTTTGGAAGGTGGCTATATCAAAACAGACCAAAAGGGAACTATAAAAGAAGTAAATGATAATTTGATAAAAATAACCGGCTATTCAAGCGATTATTTCTTGGGCCAAAAGGTTTGGGACTGTTTTATTGAGGCACCTTTTTTTAAAGATTATCCGAATAATCTGCCTGAATGGGTGCCGGGTGAAGATGGAGAAAGCAAAGCCAGTATGAGACAAAAGAACAACCCAAACGGAATAGATGTTATTTGTAATTTCCAATGGATGGGTTGGGCGAATGAACAAAGAGAGGTTTTTATATACATCACTTTACCTTCCCGAGCAGTAACGGATAAAGGTGTAGGCTTGTGGGCAGACCAGTCACTTTCATCAGATGAATTTGAATTCTTCGTGAAAGGTTGCAGCGATTTATTTTACCAATACGACTTTAAAGAAAATGTAGGGGTCTTTTATGGGAATGATATGGTAAAAATGGGCTTGAGGACCAATGTCCCTATTTCCGGAACTACCATTTGGACAGAAAATATTTATGCCGAGGACCGGGAAAACCTTAAAAAGAGGTTAAATAAACTATTTTCCTCTCTCGATAGGGATGGGCTAAGTGTTGATCATAGAGTGGTGACGATTGACGGAAGTACGCTCTGGGTCAATAATAAGGTACGGCTAAAAAGAGATGCTGAAGGGGCTCCGGAAAAGTTGTATGGTAGATTTGCCGATATCAGTAAAAGGATTAAGCAGAAAAGTAAACTAAAAGCATACAACCTTGTATTAAAATCAATAGGTGAGGCGCAGGAGGGATTGTTTATGGAGAATATTTCTCCTACTGTTTATAAGGCGATCCTTAAAAGAATCACCAGGATAACGGGAAGTAAATTGGGTATTGTAGGAGAAATAGTATACAAGGGGAAAAATAAGGTGTCCTTGGATGTACATGCATCTATAGGTCTTATGGAGCAGATTAGAATCGACCAGGAAGAAAATCTTGATCAAACCGTCGGGCTATCGGAAGTTTTACAACCCGTATTAGAAGGGACATTGGAAATCCAGAACAATGCATCGGATATCAATTTGCTGATTGGCGGGGGACAAAATTCCGTAAACAAGTGGATGGGAATCCCTCTAACCTATCATGGGCATGTATATGGTTTTCTTTTTTTTGCCAATAAGGAAAACCCATATTCGGAGAAGGACTTTAACAGACTCAAACCGATTTTGGAGAGTTATGTGAACTTAATCAGGTCATCTCATTTTATTAAAGAATTAAAGAAAACAGTCAAAGATCTTTATCAGTCAGTGGAATTATATTCCACTTTGGCAAGAAATGTCCAGGATGTTATTTGTCTTCATGGAAAAGACAATAAAATCAGGTACATCTCCCCTTCGGTAAAAGATATGTTAGGCTTAGAGTCCAGTGAGCTGGTCGGAGAACCGATAATGAGAATGTTAGGTGATCATGTTGATTTTAAAGATCTTGCTTTGGGACAGGAGGGAAGGTTTATTGTTTCCACCAATCACCATAAAACCAGAAAATCAGTTTATTTGGAAGTTCTGTTGAAAGCATCCAAGTTTCAGACTGAACGTGTTTTCTTATCAAGTATCAGAGAAATTTCCGAAAAAGTTAAAACTGAAAGAAAACTGCGCAAACTGGTGTCCCAGGAAAAGGAATTGAATCAGTTAAAATCTAAAGTCTTTTCCATGGCCTCTCACGAACTGAGGTCTCCCCTTGCCATTATTATGATGTGTACTGAACTGGCGGCAGACTCAGTGGAGGGTATTCAGGACAAGGCCCTTAAAGCCGAATTTGAAGAGCAGATTCTTAATATCAACAGTCAGGTGAACAGGCTTAAGGACGTGCTGGATGATATGATTGTACTGGATGGCAATAAGGAAGAAACTAAGGAAACCTCAATGTTCTCCTTCAAAGAGTTTTTTCAGGAATTGATTTCTAATAATTTCACAAAGAAAAAGGTCCCCTTAGTGGATTTGTTCGTGGATGAAGATTTAGTTGTTCAATCAGATAAGATATGGATGACGCATATTTTTAAAAACCTTATTGAGAATGCAATTAAGTTTTCCCCTGCAAACGCCAATAAACCGTTTGTTAAGTTGCTTGTAGAAAATAACTGGATAAATATTGAAGTAAAGGATTATGGCTTTGGGATTAGACCAGAGGAAGTAGAATCTGTATTTAATCCGTTTTTTAGAGGAGGGAATTCCCGTGGAATTAGTGGCAGTGGTCTTGGCTTAAGTATAGTTAGGGAATATGTCGATAGAATGGAAGGAAGCGTGGACTTCAAGAGCAAAGTGGGCGAAGGAAGCAGTTTTATGATAAAACTCCCCCTTTCCCTGAAAGTATGA
- a CDS encoding DUF916 domain-containing protein has product MDIYYNNKRKFNLMHLIFLIGLLVFFGAGKSIAQNISVYPTGLSFSVAKGNSSTQTITVTNVSDKEVFVETEIGDWYRKIDGSHQYLTSDSLHTSLGPYIKLDKSFESIEPGALGEISITVTLPDSAQVSDKMLWSMLFVSGIEPKADQDSGTEGQLSAQIREIFRFGIHLYQTPPTLLKKSAQIVSMEKVDREIRLQFKNTGPTMLQCKSHLELVELSTGEKTKLPIIESPVFPYYNREVHFIIPENLPSGQYSILGILDYDESSPLEAVEIMQEL; this is encoded by the coding sequence ATGGACATATACTACAACAACAAAAGAAAATTCAACCTAATGCACCTTATTTTTTTGATTGGTTTACTTGTTTTTTTTGGTGCTGGAAAATCAATCGCACAAAATATCAGTGTATACCCTACAGGCTTAAGTTTTTCCGTAGCAAAAGGAAACAGCAGCACACAAACTATTACGGTGACCAACGTATCGGATAAAGAAGTATTTGTAGAAACCGAAATAGGAGACTGGTATAGAAAAATTGATGGTAGTCATCAATATCTAACCTCTGACAGTTTACATACAAGTTTAGGGCCTTATATCAAATTGGACAAATCATTTGAAAGCATCGAACCAGGGGCATTAGGAGAAATCAGCATAACTGTAACCCTTCCGGACTCGGCCCAGGTCTCGGATAAAATGTTATGGAGCATGTTGTTTGTAAGTGGAATTGAACCAAAGGCCGATCAGGATAGTGGGACGGAGGGGCAGCTCAGTGCCCAGATCCGGGAAATTTTTCGCTTTGGGATTCACCTGTACCAGACTCCACCCACACTTTTGAAAAAATCAGCTCAAATAGTTTCCATGGAAAAAGTGGACCGGGAAATAAGGTTGCAATTTAAAAACACCGGGCCAACAATGCTCCAATGTAAATCCCATTTAGAGCTGGTTGAATTATCTACTGGCGAAAAAACCAAACTACCTATTATAGAATCACCCGTATTTCCATATTATAACAGAGAAGTCCATTTTATTATACCCGAAAACCTCCCCTCAGGCCAATATTCCATATTAGGCATATTGGATTATGACGAATCAAGTCCATTGGAAGCAGTTGAGATCATGCAGGAATTATAA